Within Raineyella sp. W15-4, the genomic segment ACAGTGGTCAGATACGCCAACCGACCGAAATCGACCACGCCCAGCCGCCGCGCCAACAGAATGTTGACCAAGAACCCGAGGCCCACCCCGGTCACCGTGTGGACGAGCGTCCACAGCGCACCCCTGATCGCCCGCTCCTGCAGTTCACCGCGGTCCAGCCCGCGGCGCGGGTCGCTGGTCGGGAGCTGGGCATCGGGCACGTACGAACCTCTGGATCTTCCAGGAGTGAGGGGAAAACGACGGTATCAACCCGGCGGTATCGACAGAGCAGGACCGCAGTCGACAGCGACTATAGGCGACCGGGTCAGGCACCGTCCTGGTGCGTACCGGCTCTCATCACCCACGCTCTTTCCGTGCCGGGCACGCCCTCGGCAGTCCGGAGTCGTCCTTCCGGGTCCACCGCCGCCAGCTGAGACGCGTAGTGCGATACGACGGCACATTTGGCGGCTCTGTCGACCGGCAGCACCAGCGGCGCCGGCACCCACCCGTGCCTCCGGGCGATCCGGGCCACCTGGCCGTCGGCGGGAGCTCCCCACAGGTAGGGCAGGTCCTCGATCAGCACCACCGTCGGCCCCGGCTGGTCGGCCAGAACGGCCAGCGCGGCGTCGCGCACCGTGAGATGGTCCGGATTGACGTTCGGGCCCTGCCCCCCGCCGGCCAGAGCGAGTCGCAGACGGTACTCGTAGTTCGCCGCTCGGCGAACGACCTTGCCCAGGAGGGTCCTGAGGCGGCGGGTGGCGGGAACCGGAGTGGTGGTCGGGAAGGCCGGGACGGGGCGCCACACCGTTCGGAGCATCGGATCCACGAACCGCGACAGGATCGGGATGCCGGCACAGGCCGGAAGGACCACCGTACAGGTTCGGCCACGCCGGCCCTGCACCCAGTCCAACAGGCTGCGCTGCAGCTGACCCAGGTCCCGGGCGCGACGGGAAGGTGTGGTGTACGTCGCATCCAATCCGTCGAAGTGACGGTGTCTCACCCCGGCGGCCGCGCAGGCGGCGGCATCCTCGGCCCGCCGCGCGGTCATCGCGGTGTGCGAGTCGGGGAAACCGCACAGTTGGTCCCACCAGGTTGTGACCGGCTCATCCGGATCTCCTGCCAACACAGTCCAGACCTCGGCCCCGGTGCGATGGGCAATTTCGTAGGCACTCAACAATGCATCATCGAGATGCGGCGAGATGAGCAGCACCTCTCCCCAATCGGTCAACGCATCCTCGTTCACGCTTTCCGCCACCCCTGGATTCATCTCGCCCATCCCTCCCTCGCTCACGTGCGCCCACCGTACCCATGGTGCAGCCCCCAACCTCTGATCCGAGCCGCAAGGGATCCGACCGTCCGGGGGAACCGCAGCTTGACGAACAGCAGGGCTCTTGCCCAGTAATGGCCCGGACAGGACGCCAAGCCCTGCTGGACGGATTTCCTGAGCCGCTCGGCGGCCTGTTCGTTCCATTCCGCGGAATCAGCGGGGGACGTGACCGAATGGAACTTCACCAAGTCCGCATAGTAATCGGTCGCCATCCGGAGTGCCCGGATCTGTATGTCGGAGAATCCGACCTCGCCGAGGAAGGCGGCATTGTCCAGGTAGTTCTCAATGGAATCCGACAGTGACCTCCACGACCCTCCACGGGCCGCGCCCATGATGCTGTCGGGGCGTTGCCAGTAGAAATAACGCGGCTCGGGGGTCAGCACCACACGGCGCGCGCAGTGCAGGAGTCGGCACGAGGAGTAGATATCCTCGTGCAGCCGGCCCACCGGAAACCTCAGGTCGGTGAACAGCTCGGTGCGGAAGATCTTGCCGCAGGCCACTGTCAGCAGCACACGCAATTCGCCGTACAGCGCCGTGAGGGCCTCGTGGCCCGACAGGGTCAGCGGCTTGGTCAACCCACCGTCCAGTGGGTCGTCGGGCCCAGCGCCGGTGCGCAACAACCCACCCACAGCGATGTCGGCATCCTCTGACCGGAGGAGCTTCATCAGCTCCGCCAGATAGTCCGGGTCGACCCAGTCGTCACTGTCGATGAAGGTGAGAAACTCCCCCGCCGCAATGTCGACACCGGCATTCCGGGCAGCCGACAATCCGCCGTTGGCCTGGTGTACGCAGCGGATCCGCGAGTCGGCGGCGGCATAGTCATCGCAGATCTCACCGGATCGGTCGGGCGAGCCGTCGTCGACCAGGATCAGTTCGAAGCACGGGTAGGTCTGTCCGAGAACGGAATCCACGCAGCGGGGAAGGAGATCCTCGACGTCATACACCGGCACAATGACGCTCACCAGACCCTCGGCCGGTGTCCCCTTGCTCTCGCTCATTGTCCTCGTGCTCACTCGGGGGCGAGCCGACGTGTTCACCTCAGGATCTCCTGCCCAGCCGCTTGCGCAGCCAGCTCAGCGGCGCTGTGGGGGCGGCCCGGACCGCCCACAGCAGTTCACGTACGGCGGCGGCTGTTCCGCCGGATCTCAGCTCCGTCCGGGCCACCCGCTGGGCGCTCCAGAACGCGAACCGGCCGTTCGCGGCCCGGCTGGTCGCCAGGTCCCGGACCAGGTCGTCGCGGCCGGCCCGGAGCGCGGCCGCCCGATGCCAGTCGATCACATCGCCGATGGCGGCCACCAGCTCGCGATGGCCGCGGGTCACGTTGTCGGCATGCGTCCGGTAGTCCATGACGGCTCCCGCCACGTGCCGGAGGGGGCCCTGGAGCGCGAGCCTGAGGACGAGATCCAGGTCCTCGGCGTAGCGCAGCAGCGGACTGAAGCCGCCGACCCGGACCAGCGCGTCCCGGCGCACCACCATCGACCCGGCGAACACCGCCACGTCCCGGCGGAAGATGTCATGGAGATCCGCCTGCCGTGAGACGTCGAGCCCCAGCAGACGCCCGTCGGCATCGATCGACCGGACGTCGCCATAGGTCAGCGTGACCTCGGGCAGCTCGGTGTGAGCCCGGACATGCTGCTCGACCCAATCGGGAGGGTAACGGTCATCGTCGTCGAAGAAGCCCACCAGGGCTCCCCGGGCCCGGTCGATCCCCACGTTGCGGGCGACCGACACGCCGGAGGCCCGCTGGCGGACGACGACCAGGCCGGGGAAGCGGCCCAACTGCTCCGCCAACGCGACACGATCAGGGCAGCCGTCGTCCACCACGATGATCTCGACATCCGGGTAGCTCTGCCGGGTGATGCTGTCCAGCGCCTCGCGCAGGAACGGCGACACCCGGTTGGTCGCCATGATCATCGACACCAGCGGTCCGCCCTCGACGGGCGCGGAGTGGTCGGCAGCCAGGAGCTCGGCGGCCACTCACGCCACCCCGTCCAGCGCCTGCCGCAGGGCCGCGGCAGCGGTCGACCAGTCGTGCGCCCGGGCATACCGCAGGCAGGCCTGGGCGGTGCGGGCCAGCAGGGCGCGGTCGTCGGTGAGTCCCTCCAGCGCCTCGGCGAGGCCGGCGCTGTCGCCCGGCGGCACGAGGATCCCGACCCCGCGGACGGACTCGGGGATCCCGCCGATGTCGGAGCCGATCACCGCGGCACCGGCCGCCATCCCCTCCAGCACGGTGAGCGCGAAGGGCTCCGGCCACCGGGACGGCACCACCACCACATCGGCGCCCTGCAGCAGCCGGGACACCTCACGGCGCGGCGCGAACGGTCGGATGTCCACCCGGTCCCCCAGGGTCGCGGCCCCGGCCCGCACCTCCCGCTCGTACGGCGTCAGCGGATCGGACGCGCTGAACCCGCTCGACCCCACCAGGGTGAGACGGATGTCCGGGCGGTCGAGCCGCACCAGCGCGTCGACCAGCACATCGGCACCCTTGTCCGGGATCATCCGGCCGACGAAAACGACGTGCAGCGGCCCGGAGCCCGCCGGGGCAGTCTCCCGCTCCGCCGGGGTCGCGCCCTCCCTCCGGAAGGCCTCGACATCCACCCCGTTGTGCACCACCCGGAGCCGGTCGCGCAACGACCGGGGCAGGAACGCCGCCGTCTGTTCGGCCAGGGCCTCACTCACACAGATGATCGCGGCCACCCGGGACAGCACCCGGCGGGACTCCCAGCTCCGGTACGTCCGCAGCAGCTGGTTGTGGGCATAGAGCACCGGCACGTGCCGGTGGCTGTCGATCAGCGGCACCAGTTGGGGGGCGTTGTGGGCGAGCACGATCGACGGCTCCCAGGAGCCCTGGTCACACACCGTCGCGGCGAAGTCGTGGCGGGCCGAGACCCGCGGCAGGCCGAGGCTCCCCAGGCCGCCGTCGAGGTACCGCGCCGATCGCGGCCCGAGCGGCAGCGGACGGGCCCCGTCGTACTCGATGATGTCGGCACTGTCGTACCGGTCCGGGTAGGTGTCGCGGCGCACCACCACCGCCGGGCGGGGCTCGCCGGCCGGTGTGCTGCCGCACAGGCCGTGCACCACGGTCGGGATGGCACTGCCGGTCCGCGGCGAGTAGTGGTCGCCGGGGGTGATCACATGGACATGCCGCCGGGCACTCATGCCGGTACGCCTCCGGTGTCCCCACCCAACGCGCTCCGGTAGACGGCGTCGGTCCCCGCCACTTGTGCCTCCACGGTGAATCGTCGGCGCTGGATGTCGCGCAGTGCCTGCCCGTACCTGCGCCGCTGCTGTTCATCGGCGGCGAGGCCGCACAGCAGGCCTGCCCCGCGGGAGAGATCGCCGGCCGGGTAGAGCGCGCTGCCCGGCGCGACACCGGCGGTCTCCAGATGTCCGCCGGCGGCGCAGGCCACCACCGGCAGGCCCTCGGCCATCGCCTCCAGCACGGTCAGGCCGAGTCCCTCGATGTCACAGGGTGCCAGCAGGAGACCTGCCGACCGCATCAGCGCCGGCACGTCGCGGCGATGGCCGAGGAAGTCGGTCACCGGGCCGACGCCCCGCCGCCGGGCCAGATCCGCCAGGTCGCGCCGTTGCGAGCCGTCCCCGGCGATGGTCAGCCGCCAGCCCTGATCGGCCAGTCCGGACGACGCGAACACCTCGATGGCATCCTCGGTCCGCTTCTCCCGCTCCAGCCGCTGGACGACCAGCACCGTACGCCGCCGATCCTCCGGGGCGACCGGTGGGGCGTCGAGCACCCCCGGATGCACGACCGTGCTCGGCCCGTCGATCGCCTGTGCCACGTACCCGCTGATGGCGATCTGGGCCGCCAGCCGCCGGGCGACCACCGGGGCGACCAGACGGCCGGAGCGGCTCATCCCCCGCCGTTGCGCGAAGTGCCTGGTGGCGACCACCGGCCGGGACCGGACGGCCGGAGCGACGGTCGCCGCCACTTCCGCCGCGGTCATGTGGGCGTGCACGATGTCGCTGTGCCGGAAGGCGGCGAGCTCCCGGATCACCTCGGTGACCGAGGAGGCTTCCCGGTGCAGGACGTTCCGCCCACCGAAGGCGGCGTGCATGGCACGTCCCTCACCGCCGATCACCGCCACCGGATGGCCGGCGGCAGCCTGCCCGGCGGCGAGCAGCGCCACGTGACGTTCCACTCCGGCGAACGCGGCCGAACTGATGCAGTGGACGATCCGCAGCGGACGCCGGCTCATCCGCTCCCCCAGCCTGCTCCGGACGCGGCGAGGACGGGCGCCGGTGGGGACTGCCGCTGGGCCCGGTCCAGGGCGCCGAGACAGATGCCGATCACCAGGAACGGCACCGAGGCCTGGGCGGTCACCCAGAACAGATCGAGCTGGCCCGAGAAGATCCGCGACAGTTGGACGGCCACCGCCAGGGTGCCGTACGCCGGATCGAGCCGCCAGAGGATCGGAAGCGCCCCGATCATCAGCACCAGGAAGGCGGCCAGTCCGACGATCCCCGCGGCGGCGATCACCTCCATCTCGGCGTTGGGCGGCTGGAACGTCGGTTCCCCGGGCCGGTACCAGTAGCGCAGGCCGTGGCCCACCCACGGCGAGGTGGCCCAGTAGGCGACGGTGTCCCGGAGCCAGGCCAGTCGGGTGTTGGCCGAGTTGTACGCGTTCCCGGAGGCCAACTGCTCCCGCACCGTCATCACCACGACGACCGTGGCGGGGACGACCAGGGCCAGGATGATCTTCGATCGGCGCCGATGGGCGTCACCGCGCATCACGATGACCACCAGCGCGACCGCCAGCCCGACGAGCGCCTGTCGGGACTGGGTCATCATGATGGCGACGGCGTACACGGTGAAGGCGGTCAG encodes:
- a CDS encoding glycosyltransferase family 2 protein, giving the protein MAAELLAADHSAPVEGGPLVSMIMATNRVSPFLREALDSITRQSYPDVEIIVVDDGCPDRVALAEQLGRFPGLVVVRQRASGVSVARNVGIDRARGALVGFFDDDDRYPPDWVEQHVRAHTELPEVTLTYGDVRSIDADGRLLGLDVSRQADLHDIFRRDVAVFAGSMVVRRDALVRVGGFSPLLRYAEDLDLVLRLALQGPLRHVAGAVMDYRTHADNVTRGHRELVAAIGDVIDWHRAAALRAGRDDLVRDLATSRAANGRFAFWSAQRVARTELRSGGTAAAVRELLWAVRAAPTAPLSWLRKRLGRRS
- a CDS encoding PIG-L family deacetylase; translation: MAESVNEDALTDWGEVLLISPHLDDALLSAYEIAHRTGAEVWTVLAGDPDEPVTTWWDQLCGFPDSHTAMTARRAEDAAACAAAGVRHRHFDGLDATYTTPSRRARDLGQLQRSLLDWVQGRRGRTCTVVLPACAGIPILSRFVDPMLRTVWRPVPAFPTTTPVPATRRLRTLLGKVVRRAANYEYRLRLALAGGGQGPNVNPDHLTVRDAALAVLADQPGPTVVLIEDLPYLWGAPADGQVARIARRHGWVPAPLVLPVDRAAKCAVVSHYASQLAAVDPEGRLRTAEGVPGTERAWVMRAGTHQDGA
- a CDS encoding glycosyltransferase family 4 protein, which codes for MSARRHVHVITPGDHYSPRTGSAIPTVVHGLCGSTPAGEPRPAVVVRRDTYPDRYDSADIIEYDGARPLPLGPRSARYLDGGLGSLGLPRVSARHDFAATVCDQGSWEPSIVLAHNAPQLVPLIDSHRHVPVLYAHNQLLRTYRSWESRRVLSRVAAIICVSEALAEQTAAFLPRSLRDRLRVVHNGVDVEAFRREGATPAERETAPAGSGPLHVVFVGRMIPDKGADVLVDALVRLDRPDIRLTLVGSSGFSASDPLTPYEREVRAGAATLGDRVDIRPFAPRREVSRLLQGADVVVVPSRWPEPFALTVLEGMAAGAAVIGSDIGGIPESVRGVGILVPPGDSAGLAEALEGLTDDRALLARTAQACLRYARAHDWSTAAAALRQALDGVA
- a CDS encoding glycosyltransferase family 2 protein; translation: MSESKGTPAEGLVSVIVPVYDVEDLLPRCVDSVLGQTYPCFELILVDDGSPDRSGEICDDYAAADSRIRCVHQANGGLSAARNAGVDIAAGEFLTFIDSDDWVDPDYLAELMKLLRSEDADIAVGGLLRTGAGPDDPLDGGLTKPLTLSGHEALTALYGELRVLLTVACGKIFRTELFTDLRFPVGRLHEDIYSSCRLLHCARRVVLTPEPRYFYWQRPDSIMGAARGGSWRSLSDSIENYLDNAAFLGEVGFSDIQIRALRMATDYYADLVKFHSVTSPADSAEWNEQAAERLRKSVQQGLASCPGHYWARALLFVKLRFPRTVGSLAARIRGWGLHHGYGGRT
- a CDS encoding glycosyltransferase family 4 protein — translated: MSRRPLRIVHCISSAAFAGVERHVALLAAGQAAAGHPVAVIGGEGRAMHAAFGGRNVLHREASSVTEVIRELAAFRHSDIVHAHMTAAEVAATVAPAVRSRPVVATRHFAQRRGMSRSGRLVAPVVARRLAAQIAISGYVAQAIDGPSTVVHPGVLDAPPVAPEDRRRTVLVVQRLEREKRTEDAIEVFASSGLADQGWRLTIAGDGSQRRDLADLARRRGVGPVTDFLGHRRDVPALMRSAGLLLAPCDIEGLGLTVLEAMAEGLPVVACAAGGHLETAGVAPGSALYPAGDLSRGAGLLCGLAADEQQRRRYGQALRDIQRRRFTVEAQVAGTDAVYRSALGGDTGGVPA